The bacterium genome contains the following window.
TTATTTTTCCGATGTTCGTGCTGGGTTTCGCCGCCGTCTCCTCGGTGACGGCGATGGGGATTTCGTCTCTTTCCAATCACGGGCCGCACGGCATATCCCAGATCCTTTACGCATACGCCAGCGCAACCGGCAACAACGGCTCGGCCTTCGCGGGGCTTAACGCCAATACGACGTGGTGGAACCTCTCGATGGCTGCGGCGATGCTGGCCGGAAGATTCGGGATGATACTGCCGGTGCTTGCTCTGGCGGGTTCGATGGCGCCGAAACGCATAGTTCCGACCACGTCGGGCACTTTCCCCACGGGAGGAGCGACCTTCGTCTTTCTGCTCCTCGGGGTAATCGTGATAGTCGGGGCGCTGACTTTCTTCCCGGCTCTCACTCTGGGTCCGGTTCTGGAACATTTCCTCGCAGGCGAAGGAAGGCTTTTTTAACCATGCACAAGCCGGTGGCAAAAGAACTCTCCATCTTCGATCCCCAGATACTGCGGCCCGCGACAGCCGAAAGCCTGAGAAAGCTCTCCCCCGCCTACGTCGTAAAAAACCCTGTGATGTTCGTCGTCGAAGTGGGCAGCGCCCTCGTAACCCTCCTTTGCCTGCGCGACGTTTTCTTTCCGAACCCCGGAAGCCCGCCGGTGTGGTTCACCGCCCAGGTGGCGATCTGGCTCTGGGGAACCCTCCTTTTCGCAAACTTCTCGGAGGCGGTGGCCGAAGGAAGAGGCAAGGCCCAAGCCTCGGCCCTGAGGAGCATGAGAAAAGACACTGTGGCGAGAAGGCGGCAGGGCGACAAACTGGTGGAGGTTTCTTCCACCGAACTTCGGCGCGGGGACGTCGTCGTGGTTGAGGCGGGAGAGGTCATTCCTCTGGACGGCGAGATAATCGAAGGCGTCGCCTCCGTGGACGAATCGGCCATAACCGGCGAATCAGCGCCCGTGATCCGCGAGAGCGGCGGCGACCGCTCGGCGGTGACCGGCTGCACGAGGGTGCTCTCCGACCGGATTGTCGTGCGCATAACTTCGGCGCCCGGCGAATCCTTCCTTGACCGGATGATCTCGATGGTCGAGGGGGCGAAGCGCCAGAAGACGCCGAACGAAATTGCCCTGCAGATCCTCCTCGTCGGCCTTACGCTCACTTTTCTTATCGCCTGCACGACACTCGTCCCTCTCGCCCTCTACCACGGCGTGGAACTTTCCGTGACCGAGGTGGTGGCGCTGCTGGTGTGCCTTATCCCGACGACCATCGGCGGGCTTCTTTCAGCGATAGGAATCGCGGGCATGGACCGCCTTATCCGGCGAAACGTACTTGCCATGAGCGGCCGGGCAGTGGAGGCGGCCGGTGACGTGGACACCCTTCTTCTGGACAAGACCGGCACCATAACCTACGGTAACCGCATGGCGAGCGAGCTCATTCCGCTTGAGGGAATTTCCGTCAGCCATCTGGCGGAGATAGCAAGGCTCTCAAGTCTCGCCGACGAAACTCCGGAGGGGCGCTCAATCGTGGACTTCGTTGAAAAGAACCATCATGAAGTCTCCCACGGGCTAAACCCGGAGGAACTGGAGTTCGTCCCCTTCACCGCCCAGACCAGAATGAGCGGATGCAACATGGGAGGGAGGGCTCTGAGAAAGGGGGCCGTAGACTCCATCTCCGACTACGTGAGGTCGCAGGGCGGTTTCGTGGCGGAAGAGCTGGAGCTCATATCGGAGCGCATAGGCGACGAAGGCGGAACGCCGCTGGCCGTGGCCGAGGACAACCGCCTGCTCGGGGTCATATACCTCAAGGACGTGGTTAAAAGCAGGATACGCGAGCGGTTTGAGCGCCTTCGGATGATGGGAATACGAACGGTTATGATAACCGGCGACAACGAGCGCACCGCCGCTTCGATCGCCAGGGAGGCCGGGGTGGACGACTTTCTGGCCCGGGCAACGCCGGAGGACAAGCTGCGGCTCATACGCGAAGAGCAGGCGAAAGGAAAACTGGTCGCCATGATCGGCGACGGCACCAACGATGCGCCCGCGCTGGCCCAGTCCGACGTCGGGGTCGCCATGAATTCCGGGACTCAGGCGGCAAAAGAAGCGGGCAACATGATAGACCTCGACTCCAACCCCACAAAGCTTCTGGAGATAGTCGAGATAGGCAAGCAGCTCCTGATGACGCGGGGGGCGCTGACGACCTTCTCCATCTCCAACGACATCTCCAAGTATTTCGCCATCCTGCCCGCGCTCTTCATGGGGATCTTCCCCGCCATAGCCCCATTGAACGTAATGGGGCTGGCGTC
Protein-coding sequences here:
- the kdpB gene encoding K(+)-transporting ATPase subunit B, with the translated sequence MHKPVAKELSIFDPQILRPATAESLRKLSPAYVVKNPVMFVVEVGSALVTLLCLRDVFFPNPGSPPVWFTAQVAIWLWGTLLFANFSEAVAEGRGKAQASALRSMRKDTVARRRQGDKLVEVSSTELRRGDVVVVEAGEVIPLDGEIIEGVASVDESAITGESAPVIRESGGDRSAVTGCTRVLSDRIVVRITSAPGESFLDRMISMVEGAKRQKTPNEIALQILLVGLTLTFLIACTTLVPLALYHGVELSVTEVVALLVCLIPTTIGGLLSAIGIAGMDRLIRRNVLAMSGRAVEAAGDVDTLLLDKTGTITYGNRMASELIPLEGISVSHLAEIARLSSLADETPEGRSIVDFVEKNHHEVSHGLNPEELEFVPFTAQTRMSGCNMGGRALRKGAVDSISDYVRSQGGFVAEELELISERIGDEGGTPLAVAEDNRLLGVIYLKDVVKSRIRERFERLRMMGIRTVMITGDNERTAASIAREAGVDDFLARATPEDKLRLIREEQAKGKLVAMIGDGTNDAPALAQSDVGVAMNSGTQAAKEAGNMIDLDSNPTKLLEIVEIGKQLLMTRGALTTFSISNDISKYFAILPALFMGIFPAIAPLNVMGLASPRSAILSAIIFNALVIVFLIPLALRGVAYRPLGAGALFRSRMLVYGVGGLVSPFIGIKLIDLGLAWLGMK